One genomic segment of Borrelia miyamotoi includes these proteins:
- a CDS encoding DHH family phosphoesterase, which produces MIDVINFIKKYNNFIIIGHKEPDFDCIGSSLALASFLSRINKKAIMLNEGPFVRKEIIPFENKFLSRWPDIDFSDYAVIILDCSIYDRVGDEFVFYIKKMPIVVIDHHASGDKLDAPGYVDPCAPSTTFLIEKLVREFGHEVTKEEAWYILVGFCTDTGFFRFISRSDPEPFEMVARLVSKGLSLKDVYSYVESVKSLTSIDILSMMLNNLRSYFDGKVLLTVLPFNSKQDTNVSGVNELFYALLANVENNEILVILKEIGDGSILVGLRSREYFDVGELAKCFGGGGHKHASGFKVKNSTLTLLESQIIAYIKDFIKN; this is translated from the coding sequence ATGATAGATGTTATTAATTTTATTAAGAAATATAATAATTTTATTATTATTGGACATAAAGAGCCTGATTTCGATTGTATTGGTTCGTCTTTAGCTTTAGCTTCTTTTTTGTCTAGAATAAATAAAAAGGCTATTATGTTAAATGAGGGTCCTTTTGTTAGGAAGGAAATAATTCCTTTTGAAAATAAGTTTTTATCTAGATGGCCAGATATTGATTTTTCAGATTATGCTGTCATTATTTTGGATTGTTCCATATATGATCGAGTTGGAGATGAATTTGTTTTTTATATAAAAAAAATGCCTATTGTGGTTATTGATCATCATGCGTCGGGTGATAAGTTAGATGCTCCTGGTTATGTTGATCCTTGTGCTCCTTCAACTACTTTTTTGATTGAGAAATTGGTTAGAGAGTTTGGACATGAGGTTACTAAAGAAGAAGCATGGTATATTTTAGTTGGATTTTGCACAGATACAGGATTTTTTAGATTTATCTCAAGAAGTGATCCTGAGCCTTTTGAAATGGTGGCTAGACTTGTTTCTAAAGGCTTAAGCCTTAAGGATGTTTATAGTTATGTTGAATCTGTTAAGAGTTTAACTTCAATAGATATTCTTAGTATGATGTTAAATAATCTTAGATCTTATTTTGATGGAAAAGTATTGCTTACTGTTTTGCCTTTCAATTCTAAGCAGGATACTAATGTTAGTGGCGTTAATGAGTTATTTTATGCACTTCTTGCTAATGTTGAGAATAATGAAATATTAGTTATTTTAAAGGAGATAGGGGATGGTTCTATTTTGGTGGGGCTTCGCTCTAGAGAATATTTTGACGTGGGTGAACTTGCAAAATGTTTTGGAGGCGGGGGACATAAGCATGCTAGTGGGTTTAAGGTAAAAAATAGTACTTTAACTCTTTTAGAAAGTCAGATCATAGCATATATTAAGGACTTTATTAAGAACTAA
- the cdd gene encoding cytidine deaminase: MENNEQRTIEKAFQLAEAARNNAYSPYSQFKVGACIKTKENLFFQGSNVENASFGATRCAEQAAIMNMISSVSTQKIDFIMITTIPASVPCAICRQVMSEFFEEDTKILITDPNQFKVTKKVSQIYTLKDLLKVPFNKEELSRIFKTNQIT; encoded by the coding sequence ATGGAAAATAATGAACAAAGAACAATTGAAAAAGCATTTCAATTAGCTGAAGCTGCAAGAAATAATGCATATTCACCATATTCACAATTTAAAGTAGGGGCTTGTATTAAAACCAAAGAAAATTTATTTTTTCAAGGTTCAAATGTTGAAAATGCAAGCTTTGGGGCAACTCGTTGTGCAGAACAAGCTGCAATAATGAATATGATATCATCTGTTAGCACACAAAAAATAGACTTTATAATGATTACAACAATTCCAGCAAGTGTTCCATGTGCAATATGTCGTCAAGTAATGTCAGAATTTTTTGAAGAAGATACCAAAATATTAATAACAGATCCTAATCAATTTAAAGTTACTAAAAAAGTATCACAAATTTATACACTGAAAGATTTACTTAAAGTTCCATTCAATAAAGAAGAACTATCAAGGATATTTAAGACAAACCAAATTACATAA
- a CDS encoding cation diffusion facilitator family transporter, translated as MIKIIKYKNINKYSHLKLESLKKDEIYIAYIENNMKIISYLKAQIKNKEIKINHFYIDPNFKAEGIEKVLINNLIYYGKKNKLKKILCEINDINEELKSLEFSNENNIYEKDLTYETKKNTIIMKIGLSSILAEIASITSKLTVGILFNSFALIADALHVISDLILSTITYFSLKITSRPETIYYPYGYKKIENLISFIIGIIIIITGFTIFLNTTGLNKLINLSSKSELHIHHHNYDHHSQEDKKNILEIFSNNSLKKSIWIPLVPFIFFLVKIIEYLAKFQIGKRYNNYLLLALSSSDKNCIFSHGGTTLSLLLANYVWTGFDKVISICISFIMIKEGLQVIINNANNLLSKQDIDLKREVKNTLKNIDANFKELNFSHQGNNLILYIKLDLNYENNLKKLIQKIENIKKIIKKHHKEICEIYVLI; from the coding sequence ATGATCAAGATAATCAAATATAAAAATATTAATAAGTACTCTCATTTAAAACTTGAAAGCTTAAAAAAAGATGAAATTTATATAGCTTATATAGAAAATAACATGAAAATAATTTCATATCTTAAAGCACAAATAAAAAACAAAGAGATTAAAATTAATCATTTCTATATTGATCCAAATTTCAAAGCAGAGGGAATAGAAAAAGTCCTAATTAATAATCTAATTTATTATGGCAAAAAAAATAAGCTAAAAAAAATTTTATGCGAAATCAATGACATAAATGAAGAACTTAAAAGCCTAGAATTTTCAAACGAAAATAATATATATGAAAAAGACTTAACTTATGAAACAAAAAAAAATACGATTATAATGAAAATAGGACTTAGCTCAATATTAGCAGAAATAGCATCAATAACATCTAAACTTACTGTAGGAATTCTCTTTAATTCCTTTGCACTCATTGCAGATGCACTTCATGTTATATCAGATCTTATACTATCTACAATTACCTATTTTAGTTTAAAAATTACAAGTCGTCCCGAGACAATTTATTATCCTTATGGATATAAAAAAATAGAAAACCTAATATCATTTATTATAGGAATAATTATAATAATTACAGGATTTACAATATTTTTAAACACAACAGGATTGAATAAACTAATAAATCTTAGCAGTAAATCTGAATTACATATTCATCATCATAACTATGACCATCATTCTCAAGAAGATAAAAAAAACATATTAGAAATATTTTCAAATAATTCTTTAAAAAAAAGCATTTGGATACCATTAGTACCCTTTATCTTTTTTTTAGTCAAAATAATTGAATATTTGGCAAAATTCCAAATTGGTAAACGATATAACAATTACTTGCTTCTAGCATTATCATCATCTGATAAAAACTGCATATTCTCCCATGGAGGCACTACACTAAGCTTATTACTTGCAAACTACGTATGGACAGGATTTGATAAAGTAATATCCATATGCATTAGTTTTATCATGATCAAAGAAGGACTACAGGTAATCATAAACAATGCTAATAACCTTCTCTCAAAACAAGATATAGATTTAAAAAGAGAAGTTAAAAACACATTAAAAAATATTGATGCAAATTTCAAAGAACTTAATTTTTCACATCAAGGAAATAACTTAATTCTCTATATTAAACTAGATTTAAATTATGAAAATAAC